A window from Candidatus Rickettsiella viridis encodes these proteins:
- the greA gene encoding transcription elongation factor GreA codes for MKKVPMTTAGAKSLEHELQELKTIKRPQVIDAIAEARAHGDLKENAEYHAAKESQSFIEGRIAEIESKLATAEIIDVTTKPNHGKVIFGATVQLINTKTDETVSYQIVGEDEANIKLGKISVASPIARALIGKEEGDTVDVQTPAGLLNLEIDKVEYI; via the coding sequence ATGAAGAAAGTTCCAATGACAACCGCCGGCGCTAAAAGTTTAGAGCACGAACTACAAGAGTTAAAAACCATCAAACGTCCACAAGTCATTGATGCTATTGCAGAAGCACGTGCTCACGGTGATCTCAAAGAAAATGCGGAATATCACGCGGCAAAAGAATCACAAAGTTTTATTGAAGGAAGAATTGCTGAAATCGAAAGTAAATTAGCTACTGCAGAAATCATTGATGTCACTACAAAGCCGAACCATGGCAAAGTTATCTTTGGCGCAACCGTTCAGCTTATTAATACTAAAACAGATGAAACAGTTTCTTACCAGATCGTTGGTGAAGACGAAGCGAATATCAAACTCGGTAAAATTTCAGTGGCCTCACCTATCGCAAGGGCTTTAATAGGCAAAGAAGAAGGTGATACCGTTGATGTACAAACACCAGCCGGTCTACTGAATTTAGAGATTGATAAAGTAGAATATATCTAA
- the dnaJ gene encoding molecular chaperone DnaJ has translation MAKQDYYKVLDVPRNASDSELKKAYRKLAMKYHPDRNKSDKTAEEKFKEAKEAYEVLSDSRKRAAYDQFGHAGLEGGMGGGSAGGSRGFNFSDVFGDMGDVFGDIFGGRGQQGPQRAQRGADLRYTLELDLESAIHGTTVEIRIPRVVACRSCAGTGARKGTQPITCKTCAGEGQVRIQQGFFTIQQTCPECHGHGQIIKDPCPDCRGQGQVQESKTLSVKIPAGIDEGNRIRLSGEGEGGLHGAPAGDLYVQIHLKPHPLFKREGNHLYCDVPISFTLAILGGEIEVPTLTGIVKLHIPAETQSGKILRLRGKGVPGRPAVTGDLLCRVFVETPVNLSKQQKELLTNLEKELQTGNHYPKARQWFESVKKFFTQKS, from the coding sequence ATGGCGAAACAGGATTATTATAAAGTATTAGACGTTCCTCGAAATGCGAGTGATAGCGAATTAAAAAAGGCTTATCGCAAACTTGCGATGAAATATCATCCCGATCGGAATAAATCGGACAAAACAGCCGAGGAAAAGTTTAAAGAAGCAAAAGAAGCTTATGAAGTCTTATCCGACTCACGTAAACGTGCTGCCTATGATCAATTTGGCCATGCCGGTCTCGAAGGAGGCATGGGTGGTGGCTCCGCAGGTGGCTCACGCGGTTTTAATTTCAGTGACGTCTTTGGCGACATGGGTGATGTCTTTGGTGATATTTTTGGCGGCCGTGGACAACAAGGACCCCAGCGTGCGCAACGTGGCGCGGATCTGCGTTATACCTTAGAACTCGATTTAGAATCTGCCATTCATGGTACGACCGTAGAAATTCGTATTCCTCGTGTCGTTGCTTGCCGAAGCTGTGCCGGCACCGGTGCACGTAAAGGAACCCAACCGATTACCTGTAAAACCTGTGCGGGTGAAGGACAAGTACGCATTCAACAGGGCTTTTTCACGATTCAACAAACCTGCCCTGAGTGTCATGGTCATGGCCAAATCATAAAAGACCCCTGCCCGGATTGTCGTGGCCAAGGCCAAGTACAAGAATCTAAAACCTTATCCGTCAAAATCCCTGCGGGTATTGATGAAGGCAATCGAATCCGTTTAAGCGGAGAAGGTGAAGGTGGGTTGCATGGTGCGCCCGCGGGTGATCTGTATGTACAAATTCACCTAAAACCGCATCCACTCTTTAAACGCGAAGGTAACCATTTATATTGTGACGTTCCTATCAGCTTTACCTTAGCCATATTAGGCGGTGAAATTGAAGTACCTACATTAACCGGTATTGTGAAACTACATATTCCCGCCGAAACCCAGAGTGGAAAAATTTTACGTTTACGTGGCAAAGGTGTTCCGGGACGGCCTGCAGTAACGGGTGATTTACTATGTCGTGTTTTTGTAGAAACACCGGTTAATTTAAGCAAGCAACAAAAAGAACTACTCACAAACCTTGAGAAAGAATTACAAACGGGAAATCACTACCCTAAAGCACGCCAATGGTTTGAAAGTGTTAAAAAATTCTTTACCCAGAAAAGCTAA
- a CDS encoding GTP-binding protein has protein sequence MLSVDNKIISVIIVGNVEAGKTALMNRLVGKEFPFNYAPTTGVDFFLLRKKPIKFHMWDLSGAVRFEHLRKSFYKQLLREQASIVIYVLDSTKDVEENKRIFQEFNREINAEVSISNCLQLIVFNKSDDENSKLSQAYIPEFNAINVPYIVCSAKTGMGVEKIGEYFNDVSGLVSTEELLLSKIEEYSKVLDKKHSQIAKNKSTALEAIASACRSRGMGKGSLSTAQIVEIKRIIRDEKEIIKQHRHWSVFNCFFNLVGAVSPLVLERRVTSHNLWIELDNYLSTQSESLRSSLNYRV, from the coding sequence ATGCTTAGTGTAGATAATAAAATTATAAGCGTTATTATTGTAGGTAATGTAGAGGCTGGTAAAACGGCTTTAATGAATCGTTTAGTCGGCAAAGAATTCCCCTTTAATTATGCGCCTACTACGGGTGTAGATTTTTTTCTTCTTAGGAAAAAGCCAATAAAATTCCATATGTGGGATTTATCAGGAGCGGTTCGCTTTGAGCATTTAAGAAAATCCTTTTACAAACAACTCTTGCGCGAACAAGCATCAATTGTTATTTACGTATTAGATTCCACTAAAGACGTGGAAGAAAATAAAAGAATATTTCAGGAATTTAATAGAGAAATTAACGCCGAAGTTTCTATTTCCAATTGTTTACAGCTGATTGTTTTCAATAAAAGCGATGATGAAAATTCTAAGCTTTCTCAAGCGTATATCCCGGAATTTAATGCTATTAATGTTCCGTATATTGTTTGTTCTGCGAAGACAGGGATGGGGGTTGAGAAGATAGGGGAGTACTTCAATGATGTGAGTGGGTTAGTATCTACAGAAGAATTACTGCTCTCTAAAATTGAAGAATACAGCAAAGTATTAGATAAAAAGCATTCTCAAATAGCTAAAAATAAGTCCACTGCTCTTGAAGCGATTGCTAGTGCATGTCGTTCTAGAGGGATGGGTAAAGGATCTTTGTCTACAGCGCAGATTGTTGAAATTAAACGCATTATTAGAGATGAAAAAGAAATCATCAAGCAACATAGACATTGGTCTGTGTTTAATTGCTTTTTTAATTTAGTTGGCGCGGTTAGCCCGTTAGTTCTAGAGCGCCGTGTGACGAGTCATAATCTGTGGATTGAATTGGATAATTACTTAAGTACTCAAAGCGAATCTTTGAGATCATCTTTAAATTATAGAGTTTAG